Below is a window of Sabethes cyaneus unplaced genomic scaffold, idSabCyanKW18_F2 scaffold_26_ctg1, whole genome shotgun sequence DNA.
TTGCGTCGCAGAATCGGCTCTTTCACGCCGCGCACCGTCACGGACTCGTTCAGATGCTCGCGCTCGACCCAATCCTGATATTCGCCCGGTGCATCGCCCGTATCGGCGCCGTTTTCCCATCCGGCGACAATAATCACCTTGGGCGCAACAGGATCCGCCGCCAGAGCGGGCACCGCACTCCCCAGACAGAGCGCAGCAGAAACAAGAAGCTTATACGAAAAAGATCTTTTCATATCGATACCGTGACATCGAATACCACCCCATGCAAATCCCCCAGCAAACGGGTTCCCAAAGGGCGACCGCCCTTTGGCGGGGTATGGGGCAGAGCCCCATGAACAAAACCGCAGCGCCGAGCCGCATCTACAGCGCGCTGCCCAGCTCCCCGCAAAGGAGCGCGCCCCTTTCATCCCCTTTCAGGTGTTTCAGGCGGATCAAGATGAAGCGTGTGATCGCCCGCTCAACAAAGCGCGCTCAGGTAGTGTGACGGGCTCGATCGTGCTATGGAGCCGCCATGACCGTTCGCACACGCTTTGCCCCTTCTCCCACCGGCTTGCTGCATATCGGCAATGCCCGTGCGGCCCTTTTCAATTTCCTTTTCGCCCGCCACCATGGCGGGCAATTCCTGCTCAGAATCGAGGATACGGATCGCGAGCGCTCCACGCAGCGCGCGGTGGATGTGATCTTCGAGGGTCTGGCCTGGATGGGGATCGTGGCGGACGAGGAACCCGTGTTCCAGTCCACGCGACAGGGGCGCCATACGGAAGTGGCGCAGGAATTGCTGGCCAAGGGTCTGGCCTATCGCTGCTATTGCACCGCCGATGAGCTGAAACAGATGCGCGAAGACGCCATCGCGAACGGCCAGCCGCCTCGCTATAACGGCATGTGGCGCGACCGCGACCCGTCCGAAGCCCCTGAAGGCGCGCCTTTTGCCGTGCGTCTGAAAGCGCCGCGCGATGGCGAGACCGTGATCAAGGATCTGGTCCAGGGCGAGGTCCGCGTGGCCAATGCCGAAATGGACGATCTGATCATCCTGCGCTCTGACGGCACACCGACTTACCTCCATGCCGTGGTCTGCGACGACCATGACATGGCCATCACCCATGTCATTCGCGGTGACGACCATCTGACGAACACCTTTCGTCAGGCCATGATCTATCGCGCCATGGGCTGGGATCTGCCGCATTTCGCCCATCTGCCGCTCATTCACGGCCCCGATGGCGCCAAGCTGTCGAAGCGTCACGGCGCCCAGTCGGTGGTGGAGTTCCGCGATGAGGGCTTTCTGCCGGAAGCGCTGTGCAACTACCTGCTGCGTCTGGGCTGGGGTCATGGCGATGCCGAGATCCTGAACCGCGAAGAACAGATCCGCCTGTTCGATCTCGATGGGGTCGGACGCTCGCCCTCGCGTATGGATTACGTCAAGCTGACCCATCTCAATGGCGTCTATATGCGCGAGGCCGATAATGCCCGCCTGACCGACGACGTGATCGAGCGTCTGAAAGAGCGCGAGGACATCACGGTCGATGACGTGCTGCGCGCGCGCGTACTGACCCTCATGCCGGGGCTCAAGGAACGCGCCAAGATGCTGACCGAGCTGGCCGATAGCGCGGCTTTTCTCGGGCGCTCCCTGCCCTTCACCTATGACGCCAAGGCGCAGAAGCAGCTTTCGGAAGAAGGCAAGGATGTGCTGCGCGGTGTCGCTCAGGCGCTCGCTCTGGTCGAGCCTTTCGAGGCGGCCGCCATCGACGGTGCGCTGCGTGAGTTTGCCGAAAGCAAGGCCATCAAACTCGGTCAGGTCGCGCAGCCCCTGCGCGCCGCCATGACCGGCAGCACGGTTTCGCCCGGCATCGATCTGACCCTGCAAGCCCTTGGCCGAGACGAGGTTCTGGCCCGTATAGGAGCCGCGATCGCGCATGGCTGACACGCTCGCCCGAAAGCACCATCTGCTCGGCCTCGAAGGCATGAGCGCCGAGGAGATCACGCCTTTTCTCGATCTCGCGGCGAATTATGCCTTGCTGAGCCGCTCGCGCACTG
It encodes the following:
- the LOC128745070 gene encoding glutamate--tRNA ligase 1-like — protein: MTVRTRFAPSPTGLLHIGNARAALFNFLFARHHGGQFLLRIEDTDRERSTQRAVDVIFEGLAWMGIVADEEPVFQSTRQGRHTEVAQELLAKGLAYRCYCTADELKQMREDAIANGQPPRYNGMWRDRDPSEAPEGAPFAVRLKAPRDGETVIKDLVQGEVRVANAEMDDLIILRSDGTPTYLHAVVCDDHDMAITHVIRGDDHLTNTFRQAMIYRAMGWDLPHFAHLPLIHGPDGAKLSKRHGAQSVVEFRDEGFLPEALCNYLLRLGWGHGDAEILNREEQIRLFDLDGVGRSPSRMDYVKLTHLNGVYMREADNARLTDDVIERLKEREDITVDDVLRARVLTLMPGLKERAKMLTELADSAAFLGRSLPFTYDAKAQKQLSEEGKDVLRGVAQALALVEPFEAAAIDGALREFAESKAIKLGQVAQPLRAAMTGSTVSPGIDLTLQALGRDEVLARIGAAIAHG